Within the Metasolibacillus fluoroglycofenilyticus genome, the region CGTAAACCACCATGCACTAATTTTGTTGACCGACTTGACGTTCCCGCTGCAAAATCCTGCATTTCAACTAAGGCAACCGATAATCCACGAGCACTTGCATCTAGTGCGATGCCACAACCCGTGATACCGCCTCCAACCACTAATAAATCATACTCCCTGCTTTGCAACTCTTCAATTGTTTGCTTGCGCTGTAACGATGAAGCTGAGCTCATAGCTTTTTCCTCCTCCATGTACGAAAAAAAGACCATTAAAAGCATATACACTTATCGCATATATGTTCTTAACGGTCTCTCAATCGCTCATACCAATTATTAACTTACCACTATTCTAATATGTCTATTACGAAAAGGCAAGTTAAAACATTATTCTATTGTATATGCTACGATACAATCGTGTAAAAATTGCGAAGCTCCTACTGCTACACGCTCATCATAATAAGCTGTGAAGCGTTCATCAGCAACATACATTGCCGCTAATCCCGCATGAGCTTCCTTCGAATAATCCTTCCATGAAAACATTAGCCACCGCTTGTGTAGCTCAGCTACTTCATTTCCTAACTGTGAGGCTGGGTTACCCTCAGTCATTGCTTCCTGCAATCGCTTAAACAAGCTTTGCTCCAGCTGACCCATCTCCTCAAATTGCTGCTCTGTCATATTAAGCAACTTCTTATTGGACGCCTCAATCGTTTCATTACCGTAGCGTTCACGAATTTCCTTACCGTATTTTTCTTCGTTTTCTTGCAGTAGCTTTTCTTTAAAGCCTTTAAATTTTTCTTCATTGGACATCATTTTTCCCTCCTGTAACGCTTGAATTGTGTGGTCTACCGTCTGCAGCAATTGCTCAATCATCGCATTTTTTTCTAGCAAGTGCTGTCTGTGACTTTCTAATGCATTCATCACATTAAAATTCGGTGCGTGAACGATGTCTTTAATTTGCTCTAATTTCATATCAAGTGCTCGATAAAATAAGATTTGTTGCAGTAAATCAATTTCCTTTTGTGAATAAATTCGATAGCCGGCTTCATTTTTCATCGCAGGAGACAGCAAGCCTATTTCATCATAATAGCGTAGCGTGCGTGTGCTAACACCTGACATTTTAGCTAGTTCATTAATTTTCATCTATTCATCACCTCTACGCTTACTATAAATGTTGACGTAACGTCAAGGTCAACATCTTATATAAAAAATTTTTCTAACCTGTTTATTTCACTGCAAATTTTTTATAATAGTTTATAACAGGGGGTATACAACATATG harbors:
- a CDS encoding MerR family transcriptional regulator → MKINELAKMSGVSTRTLRYYDEIGLLSPAMKNEAGYRIYSQKEIDLLQQILFYRALDMKLEQIKDIVHAPNFNVMNALESHRQHLLEKNAMIEQLLQTVDHTIQALQEGKMMSNEEKFKGFKEKLLQENEEKYGKEIRERYGNETIEASNKKLLNMTEQQFEEMGQLEQSLFKRLQEAMTEGNPASQLGNEVAELHKRWLMFSWKDYSKEAHAGLAAMYVADERFTAYYDERVAVGASQFLHDCIVAYTIE